From the Aspergillus puulaauensis MK2 DNA, chromosome 1, nearly complete sequence genome, the window CTTGGAAGCGGTTCGAAAAGTAAGTCAGTGTCTTATGTTTCGATGTATTGTTCAGTTACTAACCACATATCGCATTGTTTATAGCAGTTGTTCCTTTTCGCTCGATTTGAAGGAAACTACAAGCTTACTTGAATATTTGGGTTACGAAGGCAACGGACTGACAGGATGTTGAGGGCTATAATTTAACAGCTGGATATTGGAATGACACAACGGAGGTGGAATTAGGTATCTATGCTGTAAAATGCATGACATTTAGTGATTAAAATCCATAAGGGATGGGATCAGGTCGTTTTCCGGTCCTCTAAATGGCTTTAAATGGAAATCATGGAGATTTTTTGCAAGAAACAGTGTAAACCTATCTTGTACCGTAGTTCTCACTGCACTTCGAGATAGACTATTATATACATGGCTGTTTAAAGACATCCCCACTCCCTTGAGCAGAGTGAATGAGCAATGAAAATTATATGATATTCATGTCTTGTCATCTTTCACCTTCGCCTCCCACCACGCGATCACCCAGGGCACTctgcagagaagagaagaaacaCCAAGAACAGTGATTTgcccttcatcatcttcccagcCTACTTCAATCCGGAAAGCGCTCAGTGTTGCGCTCGCAAGTCCTCACTTTTGCCCCAGCCCATCTTTCACACCCTCTCAGTCCTCTCTCGAGTCCCCCAGACTCTACTTTTCCcctatataatctaaatatcCATCGCTCCACGTCTCATTCTACTCTCCACGTCTCCCACCACTCCATCACGGACCTACAAACATCTCATCTCAAACAACTACCGCATCCCACCACTATACAAACAAACCAGCCACGATGTCTCTATCAAGTGATGACCATGTGACTCTCCTCCTAAGCTGTATCAACCATTCTTCCAACGGCAAGGTAAGCCAACTAACGCACCCACTGTCCCCAAAATCCTGGACCATACCATAAACCTTCCTTCCGCTAGAATCGCGCGCAACCGAGCTGACACCCAATCCAACAAAACCAGATCGACTTCGGCGCAGTCGCGAAAGAGTGCAATATCATATCCGCAGGAGCTGCGTACGTCTAACCATCCCCCACCCCCCCGACACCCGGCCACACATTTTGTTCTCCTTACTCCATTCCAATGATGCCTACATGCCCACCAACTTATTCCCAAAAGCTACGCATAACTAAAGCTAACTCCTACACTCCACAACAACAGGGCGAAGCGCTTCTCCAGACTCACAAAAGCACATAAAGAAGCTATGAACAAAGGCGGCAACGTCGACAACGATGCGCACGGGGTGAATGAAGACGAATCCAGCGCAAAGGACCCGGAACAGGCTGGCGCAAGTCTAGCAAAGGGTAAGAGAAAGGGCAAGGCGGCGGGGACTACAAAGGGAGATGGTGCAGCGCCTGCGAAGAAGAGAGCCAGGGCGGCGAAGAATAAAGTTGTCGTGAAGGAAGAGTCGCAGGGTGAttatgatgaagaagagaaagacgcGAATGCCAATGGCAATGATAACGACAACGCCAAGGTgaaggacgaagatgaggacttCGATATCATGGGCACTGTTTCGGATCTTAGCGAGGATCTGGATGAAATTGATACCGATGAGAGCTATTGCTAAAGGGGATGGGAGGAAGGACGGGTCCCGTTTTCGTCTTCCTAGAGAAGTTTGGGATATTGAGTCATCTGAGGGTATCTTGCGTTTGCGTCTCCATGATTTAGGAATGATTTCTTTCCTTCATGCTTTAGGAGGCTTctgattttcttttttttttttttttttttccattttAGATGGCCAACTTCAATGTTACCTACGGCTGTCTCTTGCTTGCTGTTTACATGAAGTTAGGCAGTGCTTACAATGGCCTGCTGAATGCTTAGCAGACATAGAATCTAATTACTTGCAAACGTTCATCTCATTATTCGTACTTGATGCAATCATAAGAATAAAACTGCTCAGTGGGTATCTgaaaaaagggaaagaacaaTGAATACTcaaaaggaaaaacaagaaaTCGTCGCTCAGACATACGTAGATCAACATAAACGTGGGGTATATGGGTATTTGGAACCCTCGCGATGACGTCGACGGGGGTACTATAGCTGCAAAACAGGGCATATACCAAAGACAGCACTTATATATCTGCCATTACGGATTCGAGAATTTTTCGTTTGTACTGGGATACCGATCGTTCCCTCTTCTGCATTTGTGCACGAAGCTTCATGTACCGTTGCTTCCATGTCGTCTCGGGGGTAGC encodes:
- a CDS encoding uncharacterized protein (COG:S;~EggNog:ENOG410PTGS), producing the protein MSLSSDDHVTLLLSCINHSSNGKIDFGAVAKECNIISAGAAAKRFSRLTKAHKEAMNKGGNVDNDAHGVNEDESSAKDPEQAGASLAKGKRKGKAAGTTKGDGAAPAKKRARAAKNKVVVKEESQGDYDEEEKDANANGNDNDNAKVKDEDEDFDIMGTVSDLSEDLDEIDTDESYC